From one Butyricimonas faecihominis genomic stretch:
- a CDS encoding HlyD family secretion protein, whose product MSEKKVSGKVLMFTGIVIIVFLVAIFGFIFWEPVPEMIQGEAEATEVRISGKVPGRIERFLVDEGDQVMKGDTVAILDSPEVMAKFNQAQAAEEAAQALSDKAQKGAREEQKTMAFQTWKKAQAALDVAKKSFDRVQKLFENDVVSAQKRDETEANYKAMLATEQAAKAQYEMAKNGAEKEDKLAAEAQVNRARGAVEEVSSYIKETFLISPISGEISERYPKVGELVGTGSPVMNVLDLEDMWVVFNVREDLLGDLKMGTVFTGYIPALNNKEVQLKVTHMKNMGTYAAWRATKTTGQYDAKTFEVKAVPTEKVEGLRPGMSVLKRAKN is encoded by the coding sequence ATGAGCGAAAAGAAAGTAAGCGGGAAGGTATTGATGTTTACAGGGATCGTGATCATCGTATTTTTGGTTGCTATATTCGGGTTTATTTTTTGGGAACCGGTGCCGGAGATGATTCAAGGTGAGGCGGAGGCCACGGAAGTACGGATTTCCGGGAAGGTACCGGGGAGGATTGAGCGTTTTTTAGTGGACGAGGGGGATCAGGTGATGAAGGGAGATACGGTGGCGATTTTGGATAGTCCGGAGGTGATGGCAAAATTTAATCAGGCGCAGGCTGCGGAAGAGGCTGCCCAAGCATTGAGTGATAAGGCTCAGAAGGGGGCTCGCGAGGAACAGAAAACGATGGCCTTCCAAACGTGGAAAAAAGCACAAGCGGCTCTTGACGTGGCAAAGAAGTCTTTTGACCGGGTACAAAAGTTGTTTGAAAATGATGTGGTTTCCGCGCAGAAACGTGATGAGACCGAGGCTAATTATAAGGCGATGCTAGCCACGGAGCAGGCAGCGAAGGCCCAGTATGAGATGGCGAAGAACGGGGCGGAAAAGGAAGATAAATTGGCGGCCGAGGCTCAGGTAAACCGGGCAAGGGGTGCTGTGGAAGAAGTTAGTTCTTATATAAAGGAGACATTTTTGATTTCACCGATTTCAGGAGAGATTTCTGAACGTTACCCGAAGGTGGGAGAGTTGGTGGGGACGGGTTCCCCCGTGATGAATGTGCTGGATTTGGAGGATATGTGGGTGGTTTTTAACGTGCGTGAAGATTTGTTGGGAGACTTGAAGATGGGAACCGTGTTCACGGGGTATATTCCCGCTTTGAACAATAAGGAAGTGCAGTTAAAAGTGACTCACATGAAAAATATGGGTACTTATGCCGCTTGGAGAGCCACGAAGACAACGGGGCAATATGACGCGAAGACTTTCGAGGTGAAGGCCGTTCCCACGGAAAAGGTGGAGGGGTTGAGACCGGGGATGAGCGTGCTGAAAAGAGCTAAAAACT
- a CDS encoding energy transducer TonB, with product MKKNYNWAKATLVMGCMLGLGWLATPVMALDRDVRLMDEDTTIMVVAEVQPEFNGNLNQWIGENVQYPEEAYANQIDGRVFVTFVIEKDGVVSHVRVVRSAHPLLDAEALRVISGMPKWKPAMSGGKAVRFEKTLPITFKYTPQETELTYEQYLKNLEEEQEMLKKGEKMSLEDMARRVNAFKEQLGDDTTLRKLLLEKSQTIKGEIDSTVKAQTKVLKLKKNDVKELTKIYEDEINTKIQLIESLGTDQFISHFVESELEMRKIEMDKMLKIKDLLKDRFKLYFENYILRH from the coding sequence ATGAAGAAAAACTACAATTGGGCTAAGGCAACGCTTGTTATGGGTTGTATGCTTGGTTTGGGGTGGCTGGCTACCCCGGTAATGGCACTGGACAGGGACGTGCGGTTAATGGATGAAGATACGACAATTATGGTAGTTGCCGAAGTTCAGCCGGAATTTAACGGGAATTTGAATCAATGGATAGGGGAAAACGTGCAATACCCGGAAGAGGCGTACGCCAACCAAATTGACGGGCGGGTGTTTGTGACTTTTGTGATTGAGAAAGATGGGGTCGTGTCTCACGTGCGAGTGGTTCGTTCTGCCCATCCGCTTTTGGATGCGGAAGCACTTCGGGTGATCTCCGGAATGCCGAAATGGAAACCGGCTATGTCGGGGGGAAAGGCTGTACGTTTTGAAAAGACTTTACCGATCACGTTCAAATATACGCCACAAGAGACCGAGTTGACTTATGAGCAATATTTGAAAAACTTGGAGGAAGAACAGGAAATGCTGAAGAAAGGGGAGAAAATGAGTTTGGAAGATATGGCTCGCCGGGTGAATGCTTTCAAGGAGCAATTGGGGGATGATACCACGTTGCGTAAATTATTGTTGGAAAAGAGTCAGACGATTAAGGGTGAAATTGATAGTACGGTAAAGGCTCAAACAAAAGTGTTGAAGCTGAAAAAGAATGACGTGAAGGAGTTGACAAAAATCTACGAGGACGAGATTAACACGAAGATTCAACTGATTGAAAGTTTGGGAACAGATCAGTTTATCAGTCATTTTGTTGAATCCGAACTTGAGATGAGAAAGATCGAGATGGACAAGATGCTAAAGATTAAAGACCTTTTGAAAGATCGGTTCAAATTGTATTTTGAGAATTATATCTTACGGCATTGA
- a CDS encoding DMT family transporter yields the protein MTKDKWHGHIAIFVANILFGINIPIAKTLMPEWIDPVGLTFLRMSFGALAFWAVSLFTLNEKVSKKDLLILFFCAILGTTVNQLTFIEGLGMTSPIDAGLIVTMNPVMVMLISALVLKEPITSKKAGGVLIGACGALLIIWQSYTINQGHGGSLMGNLLCFISVVSYATYLVISKPIAQRYSPVTLMKWMFLFSTILMLPFSMHDVVNAKLFSAETSLSALASLFYVVFFATFLAYLFIPIALKRIRPTTISMYNYAQPLVAATLAILMGQDKLTWDKPVAALLVFTGVYLVTQSKARADMGNGAK from the coding sequence ATGACAAAAGATAAATGGCATGGCCACATAGCCATCTTCGTTGCGAACATCCTCTTTGGAATAAACATTCCTATCGCCAAAACCTTAATGCCGGAGTGGATTGATCCTGTAGGCCTCACGTTCCTACGTATGTCATTCGGGGCACTCGCCTTTTGGGCGGTTTCCCTATTTACCTTAAACGAGAAAGTAAGTAAAAAAGATTTACTAATCCTGTTTTTTTGTGCCATTTTAGGTACAACTGTTAATCAACTTACATTCATTGAAGGACTTGGAATGACCTCCCCTATTGACGCCGGGTTGATCGTCACGATGAATCCCGTGATGGTGATGCTTATTTCGGCATTGGTTCTAAAAGAACCGATTACTTCCAAGAAGGCGGGTGGGGTACTGATCGGGGCCTGCGGGGCGCTATTGATCATCTGGCAATCCTACACGATAAACCAAGGACACGGCGGTTCGTTGATGGGCAACCTGCTCTGTTTTATTAGCGTGGTGAGTTACGCAACTTATCTCGTGATTTCGAAACCGATCGCCCAGCGCTATTCCCCGGTCACCCTGATGAAATGGATGTTCCTGTTCTCAACGATCCTCATGCTCCCGTTCAGCATGCACGACGTGGTAAACGCTAAACTATTCTCGGCAGAAACTTCTCTAAGCGCTCTGGCCAGCCTTTTCTACGTGGTATTTTTCGCCACCTTCCTCGCTTACCTGTTCATCCCGATTGCCTTGAAACGCATCCGCCCCACGACAATCAGCATGTACAATTACGCACAACCCCTAGTAGCCGCCACCCTCGCCATTCTCATGGGGCAGGATAAGCTAACTTGGGATAAACCTGTTGCTGCCTTGCTGGTGTTCACGGGAGTCTATCTCGTGACGCAAAGTAAAGCCCGGGCGGATATGGGCAACGGGGCGAAGTGA
- a CDS encoding TetR/AcrR family transcriptional regulator, whose amino-acid sequence MTEPREEIVKKAFLQFLNRGYKACSLKTLEQATGLTKGAFYYYFKDKKEILEAGMERYFSVMKEESGKDVERVASLREYIDLVIKNKEESADASQRVFGCFILEVLFFQLVLEVAPIFPEFRERIYTISKRRLANWERAILKAKQSGEIRATLDTSVLARNLMSVSSSMLNIELEQANFQYMFSDTRMQFEQYYMLIKK is encoded by the coding sequence ATGACAGAACCTCGGGAAGAAATAGTAAAAAAGGCGTTTCTGCAATTCTTGAACAGGGGATATAAGGCCTGTTCGCTGAAAACATTGGAGCAAGCCACGGGCTTGACCAAGGGCGCTTTTTATTATTACTTCAAGGATAAGAAGGAGATTTTGGAGGCGGGGATGGAACGGTATTTCAGCGTGATGAAGGAGGAGAGTGGGAAGGATGTGGAGCGAGTGGCTTCTCTGCGGGAGTACATTGATCTCGTGATCAAGAATAAAGAGGAGAGTGCCGATGCCTCCCAGAGAGTTTTCGGATGTTTTATACTGGAAGTCTTGTTTTTCCAGCTGGTGCTGGAAGTGGCCCCGATCTTTCCGGAGTTCCGGGAGCGGATATACACGATTTCCAAGAGGCGGTTGGCGAACTGGGAGCGTGCTATCTTGAAGGCTAAGCAAAGCGGGGAAATTCGGGCGACATTGGATACTTCGGTTTTGGCGCGTAACTTGATGTCCGTGTCGAGTAGTATGTTGAATATCGAGTTGGAACAGGCGAATTTCCAGTATATGTTTTCAGATACCCGGATGCAGTTTGAACAATATTATATGTTGATAAAGAAATGA
- a CDS encoding Hsp20/alpha crystallin family protein, translating to MMPVRRTQNWLPSIFNDFFDNEWMTRANATAPAINVIESEKDYKVEVAAPGMTKEDFNVRIDEDNNLVISMEKKSESKEEQKEHRYLRREFSYSKFQQTMILPDDVDKEKIAAGVEHGVLTIDLPKLSQEEIKKAERTIEIK from the coding sequence ATGATGCCTGTAAGAAGAACTCAAAATTGGTTACCAAGTATCTTTAATGATTTCTTTGATAACGAGTGGATGACAAGAGCAAACGCAACCGCACCAGCGATCAACGTAATCGAATCCGAAAAAGATTATAAAGTTGAAGTTGCAGCTCCGGGTATGACAAAAGAAGATTTCAACGTTCGCATAGACGAGGATAACAATCTAGTAATCTCCATGGAGAAAAAGAGCGAGAGTAAAGAGGAGCAAAAAGAACATCGCTACTTACGCCGGGAGTTCTCATACTCGAAATTCCAACAAACCATGATCTTACCGGATGACGTGGATAAAGAGAAAATCGCTGCCGGGGTTGAACACGGAGTTCTAACCATCGACTTGCCGAAACTATCTCAGGAAGAGATTAAAAAAGCAGAGAGAACCATTGAAATTAAATAA
- a CDS encoding dicarboxylate/amino acid:cation symporter yields the protein MKKKKIGLLPKIVIAIALGIACGLFFPGWLVRIFLTINGLFSNFLGFIIPLLILGLVAPGIADLGKGAGKLLLITALLAYGFTLFSGFFTYFASDLSYPWLLKDAELQPLETAAVEPLSPYFTVMMPPLMDVMTSLVLAFTLGLGMSVINGATLKGAMEDFKDIINKVITGVIIPLLPLYIFGIFLNISNSGQVSGVLGVFVKIIVMIFFLTIVLLFIQFFIAGIVSKKNPFRLFRNMLPAYMTALGTQSSAATIPVTLEQTIKNGVNRELAAFVIPLCATIHLSGSTMKIVACAMAIMLMSGMPISFGVMAGFIFMLGIAMVAAPGVPGGAIMAALGLLQSMLGFDETAQGLMIALYIAMDSFGTACNVTGDGAIAVIMDRINKKSNHTGTLEELEEVVVVE from the coding sequence ATGAAAAAAAAGAAGATAGGATTATTGCCAAAGATCGTGATCGCGATAGCTTTGGGTATAGCGTGCGGACTTTTCTTCCCCGGTTGGCTGGTAAGAATTTTCTTAACGATAAATGGTTTGTTTAGTAATTTTCTCGGTTTTATCATCCCGTTGTTGATCTTGGGGTTGGTGGCTCCGGGCATTGCCGATTTGGGTAAAGGGGCCGGGAAATTGTTGTTGATAACTGCTTTGCTGGCGTATGGATTTACCCTGTTTTCGGGGTTCTTCACTTACTTTGCCAGTGACTTGAGTTATCCGTGGTTATTGAAAGATGCCGAGTTGCAACCGCTGGAAACGGCGGCGGTGGAACCTTTGTCTCCTTATTTCACGGTGATGATGCCCCCTTTGATGGACGTGATGACTTCTTTGGTTCTGGCTTTCACGCTAGGTCTGGGAATGTCGGTGATTAATGGGGCCACGTTGAAAGGAGCGATGGAGGATTTCAAGGATATTATCAACAAGGTGATTACGGGGGTGATTATTCCTTTGTTGCCGCTTTACATTTTCGGCATCTTCCTGAACATCTCGAATTCCGGACAGGTTTCGGGAGTGTTGGGCGTATTCGTGAAAATCATCGTGATGATATTTTTCTTGACGATCGTTCTGTTGTTTATCCAATTCTTTATCGCCGGGATCGTGTCGAAGAAGAATCCGTTCCGGTTGTTCCGGAATATGTTGCCGGCTTACATGACGGCCTTGGGAACACAGTCTTCTGCTGCGACGATTCCCGTGACGTTGGAGCAAACGATAAAGAATGGTGTCAACCGGGAATTGGCCGCTTTCGTGATCCCGCTTTGTGCCACGATACATTTGTCAGGTAGCACGATGAAAATCGTGGCTTGTGCCATGGCGATCATGTTGATGTCGGGTATGCCGATTTCTTTCGGGGTGATGGCCGGGTTTATTTTCATGCTGGGAATCGCGATGGTAGCGGCCCCGGGGGTACCGGGCGGTGCGATCATGGCGGCTTTGGGGTTATTGCAGTCCATGCTGGGATTTGACGAGACGGCTCAGGGGTTGATGATCGCCTTGTATATTGCGATGGATAGTTTCGGTACGGCTTGTAACGTGACGGGAGATGGTGCGATTGCCGTGATTATGGACCGGATCAACAAGAAAAGTAATCACACGGGGACTCTGGAAGAACTAGAAGAGGTGGTCGTGGTGGAATGA
- a CDS encoding chaperone modulator CbpM has translation METDLIIVREYCQKSHVDPLFIVSLEEDGLIDIQVVDGERYLLGSQLQDLERFVRWHEDLSVNTEGIGVIHELMGRMHEMQQELKQLRREVRLLRTNYLEEIL, from the coding sequence ATGGAAACAGATTTAATTATAGTCAGGGAATACTGTCAGAAAAGTCACGTGGATCCGTTGTTTATCGTGTCTCTGGAAGAAGATGGACTAATTGATATTCAGGTTGTCGATGGTGAACGCTACTTGCTTGGTTCGCAATTACAGGACTTGGAACGATTTGTCCGGTGGCATGAAGATTTGTCTGTCAACACGGAAGGAATCGGTGTTATCCACGAGTTGATGGGACGTATGCACGAAATGCAACAGGAACTGAAGCAACTGCGTCGAGAAGTCCGATTACTTCGAACGAACTATTTGGAAGAAATACTGTAA
- a CDS encoding KilA-N domain-containing protein → MTKIKVQNTEVTVIIYDDKDYISLTDMVRNIENGLALIEKWLRNKNTIEFLGIWEEMYNPDFNSPEFEGIKNEAGLNRFILSVKQWVEKTNSKGLIAKAGRYGGTYAHKDIAFEFASWVSPQFKLYLLKEFQRLKELEQAQLGWTAKRELSKINYRIHTDAIRQNLIPSEVTIQQANIIYANEADVLNVAMFGVTAKMWRERNPELKGNIRDYASINELICLSNMENLNAVFIEQGIAQGERLVKLNQVAIQQMRILEADGNRKLLK, encoded by the coding sequence ATGACAAAGATTAAAGTTCAAAATACAGAAGTGACAGTCATCATTTATGACGATAAGGACTATATTTCCTTGACGGATATGGTACGTAACATCGAAAATGGATTAGCTCTTATCGAGAAATGGCTACGTAACAAAAATACAATAGAGTTTTTAGGTATATGGGAGGAAATGTACAATCCTGATTTTAATTCCCCCGAATTCGAGGGAATTAAAAATGAGGCTGGGTTGAATCGGTTTATTTTATCTGTGAAGCAATGGGTGGAAAAAACCAACTCTAAAGGTCTTATCGCCAAAGCTGGTCGTTATGGTGGAACTTATGCGCATAAGGACATTGCCTTTGAATTTGCTTCTTGGGTTTCTCCACAATTTAAACTTTATCTTTTGAAAGAGTTTCAGCGGTTGAAGGAATTAGAACAAGCTCAACTTGGTTGGACTGCCAAACGTGAACTTTCCAAGATTAACTACCGCATCCATACAGATGCCATTAGGCAGAATCTTATTCCATCAGAGGTAACAATTCAACAGGCAAATATCATTTATGCGAATGAAGCCGATGTCTTAAATGTAGCCATGTTTGGCGTGACAGCTAAAATGTGGCGTGAGCGAAATCCTGAACTTAAAGGAAATATTCGTGATTACGCTTCTATCAATGAACTTATTTGTCTTTCGAATATGGAAAACCTTAATGCTGTTTTCATTGAGCAAGGAATTGCGCAAGGAGAACGGCTTGTTAAGCTGAATCAAGTTGCCATTCAACAAATGCGAATACTGGAGGCTGATGGAAATAGGAAGTTATTGAAATAG
- a CDS encoding energy transducer TonB, producing the protein MAFVISCLRKKGFMLSLCFWVLSASAFAQVSISRTNSLSYENYLQMLDEEAKIPLSEIQEEENPEHLKERMALYRKGDRGTYNWRCMGVERADEYAPLYAIDVIKHAGLQKTTANVLESVFRHFYDMEMKMLKEIGPKKFVHKYIVATPKFAHLNILKEAKLREVMDRDDHVRYFMKYILPAVSRSPGQVIEKDEFKCVHYVRVPLFAQGNFAVWIGENVKYPKDALQNNWQGQVVVSFTVELDGSVSNVQVVKGGAYSLNVEAVRIVKSAPKFIPAWCPLHQKYVRRSMTVPISFKLQ; encoded by the coding sequence ATGGCGTTTGTTATTAGTTGTTTAAGGAAGAAAGGTTTTATGCTTTCGTTATGTTTCTGGGTGCTGTCCGCTAGTGCTTTTGCCCAAGTGTCAATTAGTCGGACGAATTCACTATCGTATGAAAACTATCTTCAAATGCTGGATGAGGAAGCAAAGATTCCTTTGTCGGAGATTCAGGAGGAGGAGAATCCGGAACATTTGAAGGAACGGATGGCATTATATCGTAAAGGCGATAGGGGAACCTATAACTGGCGGTGTATGGGAGTGGAGCGGGCGGATGAATACGCTCCCCTGTATGCGATTGACGTGATCAAGCATGCGGGGTTACAAAAAACGACAGCTAACGTTTTGGAGAGCGTGTTCCGTCATTTTTATGATATGGAAATGAAAATGTTGAAAGAAATCGGACCCAAGAAATTTGTTCATAAATACATCGTTGCTACCCCGAAATTTGCCCATCTGAATATTCTGAAAGAGGCAAAATTACGTGAGGTGATGGATCGAGACGATCATGTTCGTTATTTTATGAAATATATCTTACCTGCCGTTTCCCGTTCCCCCGGTCAGGTGATCGAGAAGGATGAATTTAAATGCGTGCATTACGTGCGAGTACCCTTGTTCGCTCAAGGGAATTTTGCCGTGTGGATTGGTGAGAATGTGAAATACCCGAAGGATGCACTACAAAATAACTGGCAAGGTCAGGTTGTTGTCAGTTTCACCGTGGAGCTTGACGGGTCTGTTTCAAACGTGCAAGTCGTGAAAGGTGGTGCCTACAGCCTTAATGTGGAGGCTGTCCGGATCGTGAAATCAGCCCCGAAATTTATTCCCGCATGGTGTCCGCTCCACCAGAAGTACGTGAGAAGAAGCATGACCGTACCCATCAGTTTCAAATTGCAATAG
- a CDS encoding TetR/AcrR family transcriptional regulator — protein sequence MNGTRDTIIETAFLLFLKKGFKAVTLTDLEKAVGMTKGTFYYHFLNKEEVLKEGVTRYYRMLNNRRAEEMSRVHSLREFVDLTIHNLESIGHYGAKRLDSDIPEILCLSLMVEVISLYPEFKQMVSDTKISWMSKLEGVILEAKREKEIRDDVDTSILAKNLLNISIGLINYIVMHQDVSYALSSVRYQYEQLYSLVKAR from the coding sequence ATGAACGGAACGAGAGACACGATTATCGAGACAGCTTTTTTGTTGTTCCTGAAAAAAGGATTCAAGGCGGTTACGCTTACCGACTTGGAGAAGGCCGTGGGGATGACGAAAGGGACGTTTTATTATCATTTCTTGAACAAGGAGGAGGTTTTGAAAGAGGGGGTGACGAGGTATTACCGTATGTTGAATAACCGACGGGCCGAGGAGATGAGCCGGGTACATTCGTTGCGGGAGTTTGTTGACCTGACGATCCATAACTTGGAAAGTATCGGTCATTACGGGGCGAAACGTTTGGATAGTGATATTCCCGAAATTTTGTGTCTATCGCTGATGGTGGAGGTGATTTCCTTGTACCCGGAGTTTAAACAGATGGTGAGTGACACGAAAATCTCGTGGATGTCGAAGTTGGAAGGTGTTATCTTGGAGGCAAAACGAGAGAAGGAGATAAGAGATGACGTGGACACGTCGATTTTGGCAAAGAATTTGCTGAACATAAGCATTGGGTTGATAAATTATATCGTTATGCATCAAGATGTTTCTTATGCTTTATCATCGGTGCGTTACCAGTATGAACAACTTTATTCGTTAGTAAAAGCTCGATAA
- a CDS encoding energy transducer TonB, which yields MEIIEIASKVWYKLYVILFCCILNAGILNASGRSDGNTTVYAVAEPYSYDEFIAMLDREGKVPLENIQEETDPAIIQMYVAQKQQFLRGGGRALKLALDRMSPSYNVRASAGFVREYKLNKGQQKKLEAVYKWKSLEQDKLIKRMGKKDLMKRYAELSPLFAHLNILEEAKIRECMNPEQHALYFRDLMEEMRISHQPDNNEPCSCKCFYHLNVSLLGIGGIQNWIVREVKYPIMAQERNIQGKVVVGFLINTDGSISDVHVVRSVDPSLDAESVRVMRRLPSFAPVICPIHKRKVAVYYTAPINFQLQ from the coding sequence ATGGAAATAATTGAGATTGCCTCTAAGGTGTGGTATAAATTGTACGTGATTCTATTTTGTTGTATTTTGAATGCAGGGATCTTGAATGCGTCGGGGCGGTCGGATGGCAACACGACGGTTTATGCCGTGGCTGAACCTTATTCGTATGATGAGTTTATTGCCATGTTAGACCGGGAAGGAAAGGTCCCATTGGAAAATATTCAGGAAGAGACGGATCCGGCAATCATACAGATGTACGTGGCACAGAAACAACAATTCCTGAGGGGTGGGGGAAGAGCTTTGAAATTGGCACTTGATAGGATGAGTCCGTCGTATAATGTGAGAGCGTCTGCGGGTTTTGTTCGGGAGTACAAGTTGAATAAAGGACAACAGAAAAAATTGGAGGCCGTGTACAAATGGAAAAGCCTTGAGCAAGATAAACTGATAAAGAGAATGGGTAAGAAGGATCTGATGAAAAGATATGCGGAATTATCACCGTTATTCGCTCATTTGAATATCTTGGAAGAGGCGAAAATAAGGGAATGTATGAATCCCGAACAACACGCGTTGTATTTCCGTGATTTGATGGAAGAAATGAGAATCTCCCACCAGCCCGACAATAACGAGCCTTGTTCCTGTAAATGTTTTTATCATCTGAATGTTTCTTTACTGGGAATCGGGGGGATACAGAACTGGATTGTAAGAGAAGTGAAGTACCCGATAATGGCACAGGAGCGTAATATTCAGGGGAAGGTGGTCGTGGGTTTCCTGATCAATACGGATGGGAGTATCTCCGATGTTCACGTGGTTCGAAGTGTGGACCCGAGCTTGGATGCGGAATCTGTGCGGGTCATGCGCCGGTTGCCCTCTTTCGCTCCGGTGATATGTCCGATCCATAAACGGAAAGTAGCTGTTTATTATACAGCTCCGATAAATTTCCAACTTCAATAG
- a CDS encoding DnaJ C-terminal domain-containing protein, with amino-acid sequence MAYIDYYKILGVDKSASQDDIKKAFKKLARKYHPDLNPDDPNAKQRFQEINEANEVLGDPEKRKKYDQYGENWKHADEFEAQKQRYQQQGGGGFGSGVHWSSEGGFSGMGGDGEFSDFFESLFGSRRGGGRSAAFRGQDYNAELHLSFHDAAQTHKQVLAVNGKNIRITVPAGVADGQTIKLKGQGGPGVNGGPAGDLYITFVIAEDPVFKRLGNDLYVTAPLNLYSAVLGGEQVVDTMNGKVKLKVKPGTQNGAKVRLKGKGFPVYKEEGKFGDLIVTYSVEIPTNLTEKQKELFQELQKLS; translated from the coding sequence ATGGCCTATATAGATTACTATAAGATTTTAGGAGTTGATAAAAGTGCTTCGCAGGATGATATCAAGAAGGCTTTTAAGAAACTGGCCAGAAAGTATCATCCGGACTTGAATCCGGACGACCCGAATGCCAAGCAACGTTTTCAAGAGATTAACGAGGCGAACGAGGTATTGGGTGATCCGGAGAAACGGAAGAAGTATGACCAATATGGAGAGAACTGGAAACATGCCGACGAGTTTGAGGCCCAGAAACAGCGTTACCAACAGCAAGGCGGTGGAGGTTTCGGGAGTGGAGTTCATTGGTCATCGGAAGGCGGGTTCTCCGGCATGGGCGGGGATGGCGAGTTTTCGGACTTCTTCGAGTCGTTATTCGGTTCCCGTCGGGGTGGAGGAAGGTCTGCCGCGTTCCGAGGACAGGACTACAATGCTGAATTGCATTTGTCATTCCATGATGCCGCACAGACACACAAACAGGTGTTGGCTGTAAATGGTAAAAATATACGTATTACCGTTCCGGCCGGGGTGGCTGACGGGCAAACGATTAAATTGAAAGGACAAGGCGGACCCGGTGTAAACGGGGGACCTGCGGGAGACTTGTATATCACATTCGTGATCGCGGAAGACCCCGTGTTCAAGCGTTTAGGAAACGATCTGTACGTGACGGCTCCTTTAAACCTGTACTCGGCTGTTTTAGGAGGAGAACAGGTGGTGGATACAATGAATGGTAAAGTAAAATTGAAGGTAAAACCCGGAACCCAGAACGGGGCGAAAGTAAGGTTGAAGGGAAAAGGTTTTCCCGTTTACAAGGAAGAAGGAAAGTTCGGTGATCTAATCGTGACTTATTCTGTGGAGATTCCGACAAATTTGACGGAAAAACAGAAGGAGTTATTCCAAGAATTACAAAAACTTAGCTAA